Proteins encoded by one window of Arachis hypogaea cultivar Tifrunner chromosome 1, arahy.Tifrunner.gnm2.J5K5, whole genome shotgun sequence:
- the LOC112800755 gene encoding AP2-like ethylene-responsive transcription factor ANT — translation MKSIVENDDGGVELNNENNWLGFSLSPHHHVDSSSSSSAASVPPTSFYMNHHASHLSSYGFYYGIEPDNNNSNVSLYSGFPVMPHKSDGTLYGMEPLINRSHPQQVIGSSSTPKLENLLGGGDLMETPHHHYECSVGVAEAMPLSLDTIFHRNNNHQPHLSYYQGLLEGSNKQSTQASDNLKNWGVIEVNNNGGGELLGASSIGTMSYGGELQSLSLSMSPSSQSSCVTSSQQRVSVVGSMDATKKRGSEKVQHKHIVHRKSIDTFGQRTSQYRGVTRHRWTGRYEAHLWDNSCKKEGQSRKGRQVYLGGYDMEEKAARAYDMAALKYWGPSTHINFPLENYQNQLEEMKNMTRQEYVAHLRRKSSGFSRGASMYRGVTRHHQHGRWQARIGRVAGNKDLYLGTFSTQEEAAEAYDIAAIKFRGVNAVTNFDITRYDVEKIMASNNLLSSELARRNKEVLVGRAGEFSNNLDNQSQESILMQISQSQPRLEAIDNVFFQEVEDPSKIYAHLHNAHASDPSSLATSLNSSREGSPENRTSLPMLSAGGVASTKLLAAAATIPVLSLPQMPVFAAWTDA, via the exons atgaagaGTATAGTGGAAAATGATGATGGCGGTGTTGAGCTTAATAATGAAAACAACTGGTTGGGGTTTTCACTCTCTCCACACCATCATgttgattcttcttcttcctcttctgctGCTTCTGTTCCTCCAACAAGCTTCTACATGAACCACCATGCTTCTCATCTTAGCAGCTATGGATTCTACTACGGAATTGAACCTGACAACAATAATAGTAACGTTAGCCTGTATTCTGGTTTTCCAGTTATGCCCCATAAATCTGATGGCACCCTCTACGGAATGGAGCCTCTCATCAACAGGTCACACCCACAACAAG TGATTGGTTCAAGTTCAACGCCAAAACTGGAGAATTTGTTAGGTGGCGGCGATTTGATGGAGACACCTCATCATCACTATGAATGTAGTGTAGGTGTAGCGGAAGCAATGCCTCTCAGCCTGGACACCATTTTTCACAGAAACAACAACCACCAACCACACTTGTCATACTACCAGGGGCTTCTAGAAGGTTCCAACAAGCAAAGTACGCAAGCTTCAGACAATCTCAAGAACTGGGGGGTGATTGAGGTGAATAATAATGGAGGTGGTGAATTATTAGGAGCTTCTTCAATTGGAACAATGAGTTATGGGGGGGAGTTGCAGTCTTTGAGCTTGTCAATGAGTCCGAGCTCGCAATCGAGCTGCGTCACGAGTTCGCAGCAGCGTGTGAGTGTTGTTGGCAGCATGGATGCAACAAAGAAGAGGGGTTCTGAAAAGGTTCAACACAAGCATATTGTTCATAGAAAATCCATTGACACGTTTGGCCAAAGAACCTCACAGTATAGAGGTGTAACAAG GCATAGATGGACTGGTAGATATGAAGCACATCTATGGGACAATAGCTGCAAGAAAGAAGGCCAAAGTAGGAAAGGAAGGCAAG TTTATCTAG GGGGTTATGATATGGAAGAAAAAGCTGCGAGAGCTTATGATATGGCGGCACTCAAGTACTGGGGACCCTCCACGCACATTAACTTCCCT TTGGAAAATTATCAAAATCAACTTGAGGAAATGAAGAACATGACCAGACAAGAATATGTTGCTCATTTAAGAAG AAAAAGCAGCGGATTCTCAAGGGGAGCTTCAATGTACAGAGGAGTAACTAG GCATCACCAACATGGAAGGTGGCAAGCTCGAATTGGAAGGGTAGCTGGAAACAAAGATCTATATCTTGGAACCTTCA GCACACAAGAGGAAGCAGCAGAAGCTTATGACATTGCAGCCATAAAATTCAGAGGGGTTAATGCCGTAACAAACTTTGACATAACAAGATATGATGTCGAAAAAATCATGGCAAGCAACAACCTTCTAAGCAGTGAGCTAGCACGGCGGAACAAAGAGGTTCTCGTTGGCAGAGCCGGCGAGTTTAGTAACAACCTTgataaccaaagccaagaatcgATTCTAATGCAAATCAGCCAGAGCCAGCCAAGACTGGAGGCAATAGACAATGTGTTTTTTCAAGAAGTGGAGGATCCGAGCAAGATTTATGCGCATTTGCATAATGCGCATGCATCGGATCCTTCTTCGCTGGCAACGAGCTTGAACAGCTCAAGAGAAGGTAGCCCTGAAAACAGGACAAGCTTGCCAATGCTCTCTGCCGGAGGAGTAGCTTCTACCAAGCTATTGGCAGCCGCGGCAACTATTCCGGTGCTTTCTTTGCCTCAGATGCCCGTTTTTGCCGCTTGGACAGATGCTTAG